The following are encoded in a window of Chionomys nivalis chromosome X, mChiNiv1.1, whole genome shotgun sequence genomic DNA:
- the LOC130868525 gene encoding uncharacterized protein LOC130868525 gives MPRTRQSSRQGSSRQTRRRARSSRAGLTLSVSLVEHLLREACHTARLSETAPILLTAILEFMVRRVLELATNEAQRRGAEMFITPELLDATVYNNTLLSELFQFTTISHVALPEPRRRRSSRRRQGSGIGGKADAQAWNLNLAPGRDRTNPLSLRRRFEWEEFAVISRSDGASVRRGQISFSEREEFAVISRSDGASVRSARLFSGFWTGQISFSEWEEFAVIS, from the exons ATGCCCCGGACCAGGCAGAGCAGCCGCCAAGGGTCGTCTCGTCA GACTCGCCGCCGGGCACGCTCCTCCAGAGCCGGGCTGACACTGTCTGTGAGTCTGGTGGAACACCTTCTTCGGGAGGCCTGCCATACCGCGCGACTGAGCGAAACAGCGCCCATCTTGCTGACCGCCATCCTGGAGTTCATGGTCCGCAGAGTGCTGGAGCTGGCAACCAACGAGGCCCAACGCCGAGGTGCCGAGATGTTCATCACCCCGGAGCTGCTGGACGCCACTGTCTACAACAACACGCTCCTCAGCGAACTGTTCCAGTTCACCACCATCTCTCATGTGGCTCTGCCGGAACCTCGCCGTCGGCGTAGCAGTCGTCGACGTCA GGGCTCTGGCATAGGCGGGAAAGCTGATGCGCAGGCGTGGAATCTGAATCTCGCCCCTGGGCGGGACCGGACCAATCCACTCTCGCTCCGACGGCGCTTCG AGTGGGAAGAGTTCGCGGTTATCTCCCGCTCCGACGGCGCTTCGGTTAGGAGGGGGCAAATAAGCTTTTCAGAGCGGGAAGAGTTCGCGGTTATCTCCCGCTCCGACGGCGCTTCGGTTAGGAGCGCGCGGCTTTTCTCAGGCTTTTGGACGGGGCAAATAAGCTTTTCAGAGTGGGAAGAGTTCGCGGTTATCTCGTAA
- the LOC130868526 gene encoding histone H2A-Bbd type 2/3-like, producing the protein MPRTRQSSRQGSSGQTRRRARSSRAGLTLSVSLVEHLLREACHTARLSETAPILLTAILEFMVRRVLELATNEAQRRGAEMFITPELLDATVYNNTLLSELFQFTTISHVALPEPRRRRSSRRRQ; encoded by the exons ATGCCCCGGACCAGGCAGAGCAGCCGCCAAGGGTCGTCTGGTCA GACTCGCCGCCGGGCACGCTCCTCCAGAGCCGGGCTGACACTGTCTGTGAGTCTGGTGGAACACCTTCTTCGGGAGGCCTGCCATACCGCGCGACTGAGCGAAACAGCGCCCATCTTGCTGACCGCCATCCTGGAGTTCATGGTCCGCAGAGTGCTGGAGCTGGCAACCAACGAGGCCCAACGCCGAGGTGCCGAGATGTTCATCACCCCGGAGCTGCTGGACGCCACTGTCTACAACAACACGCTCCTCAGCGAACTGTTCCAGTTCACCACCATCTCTCATGTGGCTCTGCCGGAACCTCGCCGTCGGCGTAGCAGTCGTCGACGTCAGTGA